A single region of the Sorghum bicolor cultivar BTx623 chromosome 9, Sorghum_bicolor_NCBIv3, whole genome shotgun sequence genome encodes:
- the LOC8066633 gene encoding polyol transporter 5 — MCMQDDASDDGGIPVVEAPAKRPPLNKYALACAVLASMNSILLGYDGAVMSGAQLFIKEDLKISDTKIEVLAGIISISSLVGSLAAGRTSDWIGRRYTMVLAAAIFLAGALIMGLAPGYGVLMLGRCVAGVGVGYALMVAPVYTAEVSPTSARGLLTSFPEVFINTGVLLGYVSNYAFHSLPVHLSWRVMFLVGAVPPLFLAPGVLAMPESPRWLVMQGRIGDARRVLAKTSDSPAEAEERLADIKKAIGIPDGIGDNAAADDDDVVVVARRSKQGSHGEGVWRDLLIRPTPPVRRILIACLGLQCFQQASGIDSVVLYSPRVFEKAGLRSDNNSLGATMAVGASKTLFILVATFFLDRVGRRPLLLTSAGGMVVSLVTLASALHAIDRLPEGHATPLAGVSIAAVLTFVASFSIGMGPIAWVYSSEIFPLRLRAQGCALGTAMNRIMSGAITMSFISLYKAITLAGSFYLYAGIAAAGWLFMFFFLPETRGRSLEDTEKLFGGGDHGEDEEDGHDGQNKSTES; from the exons ATGTGCATGCAGGACGACGCCTCCGACGACGGCGGCATCCCCGTCGTCGAGGCGCCGGCAAAGCGCCCGCCCCTTAACAAGTACGCCCTCGCCTGCGCCGTCCTCGCTTCCATGAACTCCATCCTCCTCGGCTACG ATGGGGCAGTGATGAGCGGAGCACAGCTATTCATCAAGGAGGACCTCAAGATCAGTGACACAAAGATCGAGGTCCTCGCCGGCATCATCAGCATCTCCTCGCTCGTCGGCTCGCTCGCGGCGGGCCGGACGTCCGACTGGATCGGCCGGCGGTACACCATGGttctggcggcggccatcttcTTGGCGGGCGCGCTCATCATGGGCCTCGCCCCGGGCTACGGGGTCCTCATGCTGGGCCGCTGCGTGGCGGGCGTCGGCGTCGGGTACGCGCTCATGGTCGCGCCCGTGTACACGGCCGAGGTCTCGCCCACGTCGGCGCGCGGCCTGCTCACGTCCTTCCCGGAGGTGTTCATCAACACGGGGGTGCTCCTCGGGTACGTGTCCAACTACGCCTTCCACAGTCTCCCCGTGCACCTCAGCTGGCGCGTCATGTTCCTCGTCGGCGCCGTCCCGCCGCTCTTCCTCGCCCCGGGGGTCCTCGCCATGCCTGAGTCGCCGCGGTGGCTCGTCATGCAGGGCCGCATCGGCGACGCGCGCCGCGTGCTTGCCAAGACCTCCGACTCCCCCGCCGAGGCCGAGGAGCGGCTCGCCGACATCAAGAAGGCCATCGGCATCCCTGACGGCATCGGTGACAatgccgccgccgacgacgacgacgtggtGGTAGTCGCTCGCAGGAGCAAGCAGGGCAGCCATGGCGAAGGGGTGTGGAGGGACCTCCTCATCCGCCCGACGCCGCCCGTGCGCCGCATACTGATCGCCTGTCTCGGCCTCCAGTGCTTCCAGCAGGCCTCCGGCATCGACTCCGTGGTGCTGTACAGCCCGAGAGTGTTCGAGAAGGCCGGGCTCAGGTCGGACAATAACTCCCTGGGCGCCACCATGGCGGTGGGTGCGTCCAAGACGCTGTTCATCCTGGTGGCCACGTTCTTCCTCGACCGTGTCGGGCGGAGGCCGCTGCTGCTCACGAGCGCGGGCGGGATGGTGGTGTCCCTGGTGACGCTGGCCTCGGCGCTGCACGCCATCGACCGGCTCCCCGAGGGGCATGCGACGCCGCTGGCGGGCGTGAGCATCGCGGCGGTGCTCACGTTCGTTGCGTccttctccatcggcatgggccCCATCGCGTGGGTGTACAGCTCGGAGATCTTCCCGCTGCGACTCCGCGCGCAGGGCTGCGCGCTCGGCACGGCAATGAACCGGATCATGAGCGGCGCCATCACCATGTCCTTCATCTCGCTCTACAAGGCCATCACCTTGGCCGGGAGCTTCTACCTGTATGCCGGCATCGCTGCTGCCGGCTGGCTGTTCATGTTCTTCTTCCTTCCGGAGACGAGGGGCAGGAGCCTGGAGGACACCGAGAAGCTCTTCGGCGGTGGAGACCACGGCGAGGACGAGGAAGATGGACACGATGGGCAGAACAAGTCCACTGAGAGTTGA